The proteins below come from a single Rhodococcus sp. WMMA185 genomic window:
- a CDS encoding zinc ribbon domain-containing protein, whose amino-acid sequence MNVEPQVQSKLLDLAGVDAELSRIAHRRTALPERQEVERLEAERVKRKDAAVAVEITIDDLDRDIRKLEGEVDAVRQREDRDRKLLESGSVGAKQLTELEHELGSLTRRQGLLEDELLEVMEQREASQSDYEHAGAQLSQIEQDLGDASRRCDDAIADLDAAEQRCTRDRCALAEQFPADLITVYEKQRSRNGVGAALLQARRCGACRIELDRGEISRIASAAPDEVVRCPECGGILVRTKESGL is encoded by the coding sequence GTGAACGTCGAACCCCAGGTGCAATCCAAGCTTCTCGACCTCGCCGGCGTCGATGCTGAGCTGTCGAGAATCGCGCATCGCCGTACCGCGCTCCCCGAGCGTCAGGAGGTGGAGCGGCTCGAGGCTGAGCGTGTCAAACGTAAGGACGCCGCGGTAGCCGTGGAGATCACCATTGACGATCTCGACCGTGACATTCGCAAGCTCGAGGGCGAGGTCGATGCTGTCCGCCAACGCGAGGACCGCGACCGCAAGCTTCTCGAGAGTGGGTCGGTGGGGGCAAAACAGCTCACCGAACTCGAGCACGAACTCGGGAGCCTCACCCGCCGTCAGGGACTGCTCGAAGACGAATTGCTCGAGGTGATGGAGCAGCGTGAGGCATCGCAGTCGGACTACGAACACGCGGGTGCCCAGTTGTCACAGATAGAGCAAGATCTCGGTGATGCGTCGCGGCGGTGCGATGACGCGATTGCGGACCTCGACGCCGCGGAACAACGGTGTACGAGGGACCGTTGCGCACTCGCCGAGCAGTTTCCGGCAGATCTGATCACCGTCTACGAGAAGCAGCGCAGCCGGAATGGCGTCGGAGCCGCACTGCTTCAGGCGCGGCGCTGTGGCGCGTGCCGCATCGAACTCGACCGCGGCGAAATCTCCCGTATCGCATCCGCCGCTCCCGATGAGGTTGTGCGCTGTCCTGAATGTGGCGGAATTCTGGTGCGTACCAAGGAATCCGGTCTGTGA
- a CDS encoding Nif3-like dinuclear metal center hexameric protein: MSPVLLADVIAALDAAYPPGLAESWDSVGLVCGDPNDAVATVMVAVDATPAVVDEAIDAGVDLLLVHHPLLLRGVDTVGAHTPKGALVHRLIKAGCALFTAHTNADSADPGVSDALAAALGLIVSGPIESQPGQELDKWAVLVPVDDVDRVRSAMFAAGAGYVGNYRDCSWSVTGQGQFLPTGSANPRLGAVEALEKLDECRLEVIAPRGIRQKVLAAVRAAHPFEEVAFDVMEMATFPSPRGLGRVGELPEPLSLRDFTDRVANALPATAWGVRAAGDPDATVRTVAVCGGSGDGLLGVVSRLGVDAYVTADLRHHPADEHLRAGGPALIDVAHWASEWPWCDQAKGVLDSAFAQTPRWQVRLSSVRTDPWSLRASS; encoded by the coding sequence GTGAGTCCGGTTCTTCTGGCCGATGTGATCGCGGCGCTCGATGCCGCCTACCCGCCCGGCCTGGCCGAATCTTGGGACTCGGTCGGCCTTGTGTGCGGTGATCCCAACGATGCGGTCGCCACGGTGATGGTCGCGGTGGACGCGACGCCCGCAGTGGTCGACGAGGCCATCGACGCCGGTGTCGACCTGCTTCTCGTCCACCACCCGTTGTTGCTACGCGGAGTCGACACGGTGGGAGCCCACACGCCGAAGGGGGCGTTGGTGCACAGGCTGATCAAGGCTGGATGCGCCCTGTTCACCGCACACACCAACGCAGATTCCGCGGACCCGGGGGTGTCCGACGCGCTGGCGGCCGCTCTCGGACTGATCGTCAGCGGCCCTATCGAGTCGCAACCGGGCCAGGAACTCGACAAGTGGGCGGTCCTGGTGCCCGTCGACGATGTGGACAGAGTGCGCTCGGCGATGTTCGCTGCAGGGGCCGGGTACGTCGGAAACTATCGTGACTGCAGTTGGTCCGTCACGGGTCAGGGACAGTTTCTGCCGACCGGAAGCGCGAATCCGAGGCTCGGCGCAGTCGAGGCGCTCGAGAAACTCGACGAGTGCCGACTGGAGGTTATCGCGCCTCGAGGCATCCGACAGAAGGTTCTTGCCGCAGTGCGCGCCGCCCACCCGTTCGAGGAGGTGGCGTTCGATGTGATGGAGATGGCGACGTTCCCAAGTCCACGAGGACTGGGACGGGTGGGGGAACTACCCGAGCCGTTGTCCCTGCGGGACTTCACAGACCGGGTGGCGAACGCTCTTCCCGCTACGGCCTGGGGTGTGCGGGCCGCGGGTGACCCCGACGCCACTGTCCGCACGGTCGCTGTCTGCGGCGGCTCGGGTGATGGGTTACTCGGCGTGGTTTCCAGACTCGGTGTGGACGCGTACGTGACCGCCGACCTGCGTCACCACCCCGCGGACGAGCACTTGCGGGCCGGGGGGCCGGCCCTGATCGATGTCGCGCACTGGGCGAGCGAGTGGCCGTGGTGCGACCAGGCCAAGGGTGTGTTGGACTCGGCATTCGCGCAAACGCCCCGTTGGCAGGTGCGGTTGTCGTCCGTAAGGACCGATCCGTGGTCACTTCGCGCGTCGTCATAG